The Bacteroidota bacterium DNA segment TGGTCATCTTTCGGGGTCCAAGCAACTCACAATCCTAGCGACAAACCCACATGCACCTTTGCCTGTGATGGATTATCGCTCGTACTCAGCGCAAGACTGGTATTAATTAATCCGATACCTGTTTCAAACTGCATCCCGAGTCCATAGCCCGGATACAGTTCACGCATACGGGTGAGTTCAGGCGTAGCCGGCTGGTCTACGTAGCCCAGATCAAAAAACAAGTAGGCAAACGATTGCCGCTCAAAAAGATAACGATATTCAACCAATGTCCGGCTTACAAAACGGCCCCTAAAACGGTCTTCATCATATCCGCGCAAGCTCCGGGCACCGCCAAGCCTGAACAGGTCGCTTGTATCAAAGTCTTTGCTCACCAGCACCCGCGTTTCATTCCCTAAAACAAATACCTGTTTGCGGAAGGTCGGCACAAAAAGACGCGCATCAAACGTGAGGCGCTCCTGGCGTGTTACGGTTCGCACGCTTGTGGTATCGCCGGCAGTGCTTCGCTCCAACTGATTGCGCACCTTTCGGCCGCGCTCAAACTGCGTCTCTACATAAAAACCGCGTTGTGGATTCAAAGGCCTATCCACTTTCAGGTAGCGGAATGAAAGGCCGGCAAACACCACTTCTGAGCGTGGAATTCGCTGCGTATTGTTTTGAAGCGCCAGTCCTGCCTGTCCCGGCCGGGTAACTTCTCGGCTGATGGTGAGAAAAGTCTCCAGGCCGCCGGCTACCCGATACCCAACAGCACCGCGATAGGCCTGCTGTCCATACGTAGAATCCTGCTGTAATCCATCAAAACTGCCTGATACACTAAAAGGCAAGCCAAACAGGTATGGGTCAGCAAAAGATGCGGTAACACTACTCACCTGCCCGGGCAACCTGTTTAACCGAAGCGCGATGGCGCGGCCGCCGCCAAACATGTTGCGCAAATTCAGGTGCCCATTGCCCACAAGGCCCTGTGTCTGGCTTCCCGCCGCCGGCGGTTGGTAGCCGAGTACAAGATCAAATGATCCTGGTGCCTCTTCAACCACAGGCAACTGAACAACTACATCTTCCGTCCCAATTTTTATTAGCTGCGGTGCACCTACCTGCGCGAAGAGTTGAGATGAACTCAACGCTTGCTGTACAATATCCAGATCCTGCGACAACCAATCTCCCCTACGCAAGCCCGTGATTTGTTCAATGTAAGCGATGTTGGTCCGTTTACCCCCTGAAAGCACAATGTCGTTGATCCGAACCCGGTTGCCTTCGTCCACACGAAGTGCAACGTGCAGTCCGTTTTTATTGTCAACCCGCTGTACAGTTACTGAATCGATGTGTACAGTTGCAAAGGGGTATCCCTCTATTTCGTATGCCTGCAAAACACGCGCTACATCGTCTTCCAAAGTGGACTCCGACAATACCTTTCCGACCCTTGTGCCCATCAGGTCTTCAATGACCGACGCTGTGAGTGCCTCGATACCCGTCCAGGTTATAGATGTCACCGTGACCCGTGTGCCACGATTAATAAATAACGTTGCCGGCACAGGTGGATACAATGTGTCTCCTACCACAGCTGAATCCAGCGCAGCAAAATAGTATCCGTTTTCATGATCTTCAGCGAGGACCTGGGCCGCAACACTGGCAAGGCTATCCAGTGGGAAAGCATTATATGACTTAAGCGAAGTGGATCGGCCATGATCAACCCGCTGCCAATCCACCGGCACTGTTGATTGGGCGGCAAGGTTTTGCGTACAGATGAGCGTGCCCACCAATGCAAGCACAACGCCGGCGCGGCAAAAAGAGATGGTATGTAAGAGCCGGCGCATCCTTTGCATAAGAGACGTAAATCATCGGTACAGCTTCAACAAAACTGCCCCACTTTTGTCCCCCAACAGCCCTAAAACTCAACCGCCATCGAGAATTTGATGCGTGACCAGACAATATGGGTTGTATTCCTGCGAATCATCGGATTTGCCATCAGCACGCGTTCTCCCCAAGCCTCATAACTTGACAAGTCAGGCGCATTCACAATCAACACCATGTCTACCTCCCCGGATACAGAATAACATTGCGCAACGCTGGGATCTTCAATCATTTGCTGTTTAAAGGCACTGTAACCTTCCGGGCTTTCTTTGAGAAATGAAACCATAACAATGGCTTGAATCATTTCTTTGCCAGGATCCACAACGGACACATCTGCCTCAATCACTTTGGCTTTACGCATCGCCTTGAGCCGGCGCCGTACAGACGAGGCTGAGAGGTTTACCTGCGCGCCAATTTCGGCGTGTGTCACCTGGTTGTCCTTCTGCACAATGTTTAGAATTGCGCGATCGAAATTATCTATCATCTTTGCCTTGCCGCAGCGATTTTCTTCAGCTTTACCCCAGAATATAACCAATATCGTCACTTGCATGGCGATTTTCGGCGAGAGAAGTTTGAACCCGCCACGTATAATTTGAAAATCCACTCCCATAAATTGAAGAAGGAAAAGCATGCGAGCTTTATTGCGGGTACTCTTTGCCGGCCTCATCGTAATCAGCCTCACGTATACACCAGCAGGGGCACAAAACCTGCCCAACCTAAAAGCTTTACAAACCCAGGGTAAAATCAACCAGGAGGCACAAGGTGTGTGGCAGAATCTTGCCTACGGCTGGACCATCGTATTTGGAGCAGATGAGATTGACCTATACCATTACAGTTCCGCCGGCTGCCTCCCCGATGAAGTCAGCAAAGAAGACCTGATCGAGTTGGCAAAATTTTATGCGCGCACCGGTGACACCCTGTATATCAGCGGTAGCGCTGCAGGATCTACTCTTTACCAGTTTGAGCAGATTGACGCCGTACCTGCAGCTTGCAATCAGCCGGCCGCTGATTCCCCCACCGCGGTGTTCGACTACTTCTACAAAATCATGGACACGCATTACGCGTTCTTTGATGTGTATGATGTAGACTGGAACGCCCGATATCAGGCCAATCTCCCAAAAATAAGCGATACGATGTCTGAAGAAGCCCTCTTTGAGGTACTCCGAGACATGCTCAAAGGCCTTAATGATGGTCACCTTGTGCTACGCGCAGAAGTAGATGGTGAACGCAAGACCTACACTGCAAGCAAATCGCGGGTACTGTCTCCTACACTCGACGCAGTATTTGCAAATCAAACTGAATTTGAAGAAAAAGGCGACTTTTCTACAGACTGGTTTTTCGGGAGCCTGCGCCGATTCAGGAGTCACGTTATGAATGCGCGCGGGCAGGGCAAAGCTGCTTCAGGCAATATAAATTGGGGTAAAATTGGCAATATCGGCTATATCAATGTATTCGGCATGGGGGGATTTGATGATGATGACGAAGGTACCCTGGCGGAAGAAGTAGAAGCCGTACATGCGGCCATGGACCTCGCAATCGCGGCGTTACAGGACACCGATGGGATCATCTTTGATGTATCGCTCAATCAGGGAGGATACGATGAAGTCAGCCTTGCACTGGCCAGCCATTTCACCAACACCGACGTCTTCGCATACACCAAAGTAGGCAAAGACTCCCCCCTCGAACCACAACGCCTGCATGTAAAGCCGGCGCCGAACATGCGCTACCTTAAACCCGTCACCCTGCTCACCAGCGACCTCACCGTAAGTGCCGCAGAGATTTTCACCATGGCCATGCGCGCTCTGCCCAATGTGACCCACCGCGGCGACACCACCTGGGGTGCCCTGTCGGACATTCTTTCGAAGCAGCTACCCAACGGCTGGCTCCTTGAATTATCCAATGAAATTTATATCGATAGCAAAGGGCAGGCGTGGGAAGGGAAAGGCATTCCGCCAACCGAGCGGTATACAATTTTCGATCAAGAGAATATCTACCAAAGCCACCACAACGCCGTGCTACAAATTGCGCAAAAAATGCGCGAAGGACGATAACCTATTCGCGTCAAGGTACACGCTCATGAAAATCCTTTATAGCTTCTTTATGGTATGCCTGCTTTGGGCGCCCATTGCCCAACACGCGGGCTCGCAGCCGCTCTCGCCACTGGTGACCGATGGTGTGCTCTCAAGCGATGCACACGGCATTTGGGAAAGTCCGAGTTATGGGTGGACGGCAAAAATCACAGCAGATGAAATTGTCCTCTACCACACAGACAGCCAGGGCTGCATGATCGACCCGGCCCAGACTGAAGACCTGCTACGGCTGGTAACCTACTATGATCGCCGAGACGATTTGCTTTTCATAAGTCCCCGACCTGAAGGGTCTACTGTCTACATTTTTGAGCCGGCCCCCGCCATCCCGCCGCAGTGCTTCACAACACCAGACAGTTCACCAACAGGGGTGTTCAATTACTTCTGGAATCTCATGAATGAGCACTACGCGTTCTTCGATCTCTACGAGGTAGACTGGGCTGAGCGCCGCACAAGGTATGCAGATTCAGTACACTACGACATGAGCGACGCCGCCTTGTTTGACGTGCTTAGCAGCATGATGGCAGGCCTCAATGACGGGCACCTCACGTTAACAGCTGAAATTGACGGCGACGAAGTAGACTTCGACGGGAGCAGGCCGCGGGTACTGGCGCCGGCGCTACTCGCAGCGTTTGCAGCCCAGGACGCAGTGGAAGAACGCAGCGCATTTTTCAACCAGTGGTTCAATGGCAGTCTCAACCGGTTTCAAACACGCGTTCTCAACAGCCGAGGACAGGGGCAGGCGGCCAATGGCAGCATGAACTGGGGCAGCATCAATAACATTGGCTACATATCGCTTTTTGGCATGGGCGACTTCGCAGAAAGCGAGGGCGATTTTGCCAATGAAATAGCAGCTGTACACACAGCGATGGACCGCGCGTTAACAGACTTGAAAGATACAGACGGACTCATTTTCGACATTGCCCTAAACCAGGGTGGGCTTGATGAAGTGAGCCTTGCCATTGCCGGCCATTTTACGGATCAGCCTATTGCTGCCTACACCAAAGAGGGATTTGAGTCTGCACATCCCCCACAAACGCTGCACGTACAACCAGGCGGCACTGTAAAGTATCTCAAACCCGTCTCCCTGTTTACAAGCGACCTCTCAGTAAGCGCTGCCGAGATCTTCACCCTCGCGATGCGCGCATTGCCCAATGTTACGCACCGTGGGGATGCCACCTGGGGCGCGTTATCAGACATCTTGTCCAAAACGCTTCCCAATGGATGGGAGCTCAACTTGTCCAACGAGATCTACACAGACAAAGACGGTATTGTATGGGAAGGCAAAGGCATTGCACCTGTTGACCAATACACCGTCTTCGACCCCGAAAACATTTTTCAAAGCCATCACAACGCCATCCTCCAGGTTGCGGCAAAAATGCGAGCAGCCAGCCGGCGTGGCTCCTGATTCACAAGTATTCCCAACACCACTTTAGCATCTCCATGAAGTCTCTCTTGAAGATATATATTCCCTTATTGTCCGTCATTTTGTGCGGCTCAGCCTGGAGCCTGGTTGCAACACCAGCGACCGGACAAAACCTTATCTCGACGACCAATTCTACCGGCGACATTAATCCGCAACTGCATGGTATTTGGCAAAACCCGCGAAAAGGGTGGCTGCTTGAAATTGGCAACAACTCAGCGCGTCTGCTCAATTATACCGCACAAGCCTGCATCCCGGATGAAATGCCGAAGGAAGCACTACTCGGGCTCCTCCGTTTCTTTGAACGCGATGGTGATATGCTGCAGTTGAGTCTACGTGCAGGCAACTCAACCGTTTACCATTTCGACAGGTTGCAAACCTTACCAGCTACCTGTAAGGCATCGCCCGAGGCGACACCTGTAGCAACCTTCAACTATTTTGCTGAGGTGATGGCAGCATACTACGCCTTTTTCGACTTGTATGATGTCGACTGGGCGCAACGCCGCGAAGCGTTTGAAAAGAAAGTGACTCCGTCAACCACAGATGCTGCCCTGTTTGACGTATTTGCCGGCATGCTTGAAGGCCTCAAAGACGGCCACCTTTCTCTGATTGCTGAAGTTGATGGCGAGAACAAACGATTTACGCCAACCCGCACACGCACCCTTGGCCCCAATCTGGACGAGCTCTTCTATCAGCAGGAAAAGATAAAAAGCCTGGGTGCCTTTCATACCAATTGGATGCAAGAAAACATGCGCACGCTTGGCAAAAAGGTGCTCAACAAAAGAGGCCAGGGCAGCGCGGCAGACGAAAACATCCGCTGGGGCAAAATTGGCAAGACGGGCTACATTCAAATCAGAGGAATGGAAGGGTATGCCGGCAGTGACGACTTTTCGTTGGCAGCTGAACTAGCCGGCGCACACGATGCCATATCAAAAGCCATCCACGCACTCAAAGATACCGAGTCACTCATCGTAGACGTTGCATTTAATCGGGGTGGCCTTGATGAAGTGAGCCTTGCGTTGGCCAGTCACTTTGCAGACGACAGTTACCTTGCCTATACCAAGGCAGCTCATGGTGCAGTGGCGGCTCCACAGCCATTCTACGTCACGCCGGCTGCGTCAGCAAAATACCTCAAGCCTGTAGCGTTGGTGACGAGTCAGATTTCTGTAAGCGCCGCTGAAATTTTCACTCTGGCAATGCGCGTGCTGCCCAATGTAACCCATTATGGAGAAGCTACCTTTGGCGCGTTGTCCGACATCCTGCCCAAAACGTTACCCAATGGCTGGGCGCTTGGCCTCTCAAACGAGCATTATGTTGATGTTAATGGCGAAGCCTGGGAAGGCCGTGGCATCACGCCAGATAAACCCGTCTTGCTGTTTGACCCGGACGACATTTTTAACAGCTACCCGAGAGTATTGGAGCAAATTGCGTCGGGGGCGCTATAGAATTCGTGATTGATGCGAATTACTGGTTGCTTTTAATGCCGATTTCCGCATGTCAAATGATGCTCTCCGTTTACCACAGCAGTTTGCAATAGCGTGGCTAACAGCACGGTAAAAATGAAATACAGAAACACGGCAATACGAATACACGAAAAAACACAGCCCCTCATAATTCGCATCAATCAATCAGTATTCGAAAATCGACGTACATCCGAATCCTTAAGACAGGCAGATCGTTGACGGTGCATCATCCCGCGTAACCGAGCTGTTTGTTTATGAGCATCATTTCCCTGGAAGGCATCCGAAAAAGCTTTGGCATGAAGCCATTGCTTGAGGACATCACGTTCAACATTGAACAGGATGAAAAAGTGGGTATCATCGGGGCAAATGGCTCGGGCAAAACTACGCTTCTGAAAATCATTGCCGGCGTCGAACCTGCCGACGGCGGGAAACGGTTTCTAAAAAAAGATGCACAGGTAGCATTCCTTTCGCAAAATCCTGTTTTCGATCCCCAGGTCACGGTCCTCGATGCCGTTTTTGATCCGGACAATGAAAAGACGCGCAAGCTCCACGACTACGAAGCAGCCTGCCAGGCACTGGAGAAATCAGGCGGCACAGACGAGAAACTGCAAAAGCGTGTAGCAGACCTTGCACACGAAATGGACATTACGGGTGGCTGGGATCTGGAAGCAACCGCACGGGCGGTATTGAGCCGGCTTGGGATTAACAACACGGAAGCTGTGGTAGACACCCTCTCCGGTGGTCAACGCAAACGCGTGGCCCTTGCCCGCGCCCTCATTTTACAGCCAGACCTGCTCATCCTTGATGAGCCCACAAACCACCTTGACGCAGAGACCATCACCTGGCTTGAATCATTCCTGGTCAAGTACACAGGCGCCCTCCTCCTTGTCACACATGACCGGTACTTCCTCGAGCGCATCACCCGCAAAATGATCGAAATCGAGCGCGGCGTAGCCCATCGGTTTGAAGGCAATTACGCATACTACCTCGAGAAGAAGGAATTACGGGCGCAACAGCGATCAGCTGAGTCACACAAGCGTGAGAAGCTCATCAAAACCGAACTGGCCTGGTTGCGGCGCGGCGCAAAAGCACGAACCACCAAGCAAAAAGCCAGGATCGACCGCGCGCATGACCTGATGGCGCAACCCAAAGAGAAAACAAAGAAAGAAATTGCGCTTTCTTCCCCGAGCAGCCGGCTTGGCAAGAAAGTAATCACCTTGAAGGGCGTCACTAAAGCATTTGATGGCCGCACCCTGATTGACAACTTCTCTTATACCTTCACAGGCAATGACCGCATCGGTGTTATCGGGGCAAACGGCACAGGCAAAACCACGTTGCTCAACCTGGTCACAAGCCGGCTGCGTCCGGATGCCGGCGAAATAGAGACGGGAGAAACCGTTGTGATCGGCTATTTTGATCAGGAGAACATGGCGCTAAAAGACGATCTCCGACTGATCGACTACGTCAAGGAAAAAGCAGAGAACATCAAGCTTGCAGATGGCAGCTTTATCACGGCCAGCCAGATGCTCGAGCGCTTTCTCTTTCCGCCTAATGTGCAGTACACCTTAATCGGCAGCCTCTCTGGTGGAGAACGCCGGCGGCTCTACCTGTTGCGCTTACTCATGGGCGCGCCCAACGTATTGCTCCTTGATGAGCCAACAAATGACTTTGACCTTGATACCCTGATTGCGCTTGAGTCGTATCTCGACAATTTTGCCGGCTGCCTGATTGTAGTTTCACATGACCGCTATTTCCTCGACAGAACCGTTGAGCACCTGTTCCGGCTTGAACCCGGCGGCAATGTTAAAATGTACCCGGGCAACTACAGCGCTTTCCTCGAAATCAAGGCGAAGGAAGAAGAGGCTGTGGTTAACGTGGAGAAAAAGGAGAAACC contains these protein-coding regions:
- a CDS encoding S41 family peptidase — its product is MKSLLKIYIPLLSVILCGSAWSLVATPATGQNLISTTNSTGDINPQLHGIWQNPRKGWLLEIGNNSARLLNYTAQACIPDEMPKEALLGLLRFFERDGDMLQLSLRAGNSTVYHFDRLQTLPATCKASPEATPVATFNYFAEVMAAYYAFFDLYDVDWAQRREAFEKKVTPSTTDAALFDVFAGMLEGLKDGHLSLIAEVDGENKRFTPTRTRTLGPNLDELFYQQEKIKSLGAFHTNWMQENMRTLGKKVLNKRGQGSAADENIRWGKIGKTGYIQIRGMEGYAGSDDFSLAAELAGAHDAISKAIHALKDTESLIVDVAFNRGGLDEVSLALASHFADDSYLAYTKAAHGAVAAPQPFYVTPAASAKYLKPVALVTSQISVSAAEIFTLAMRVLPNVTHYGEATFGALSDILPKTLPNGWALGLSNEHYVDVNGEAWEGRGITPDKPVLLFDPDDIFNSYPRVLEQIASGAL
- a CDS encoding S41 family peptidase; translation: MRALLRVLFAGLIVISLTYTPAGAQNLPNLKALQTQGKINQEAQGVWQNLAYGWTIVFGADEIDLYHYSSAGCLPDEVSKEDLIELAKFYARTGDTLYISGSAAGSTLYQFEQIDAVPAACNQPAADSPTAVFDYFYKIMDTHYAFFDVYDVDWNARYQANLPKISDTMSEEALFEVLRDMLKGLNDGHLVLRAEVDGERKTYTASKSRVLSPTLDAVFANQTEFEEKGDFSTDWFFGSLRRFRSHVMNARGQGKAASGNINWGKIGNIGYINVFGMGGFDDDDEGTLAEEVEAVHAAMDLAIAALQDTDGIIFDVSLNQGGYDEVSLALASHFTNTDVFAYTKVGKDSPLEPQRLHVKPAPNMRYLKPVTLLTSDLTVSAAEIFTMAMRALPNVTHRGDTTWGALSDILSKQLPNGWLLELSNEIYIDSKGQAWEGKGIPPTERYTIFDQENIYQSHHNAVLQIAQKMREGR
- a CDS encoding Lrp/AsnC family transcriptional regulator, with translation MIDNFDRAILNIVQKDNQVTHAEIGAQVNLSASSVRRRLKAMRKAKVIEADVSVVDPGKEMIQAIVMVSFLKESPEGYSAFKQQMIEDPSVAQCYSVSGEVDMVLIVNAPDLSSYEAWGERVLMANPMIRRNTTHIVWSRIKFSMAVEF
- a CDS encoding BamA/TamA family outer membrane protein, which gives rise to MRRLLHTISFCRAGVVLALVGTLICTQNLAAQSTVPVDWQRVDHGRSTSLKSYNAFPLDSLASVAAQVLAEDHENGYYFAALDSAVVGDTLYPPVPATLFINRGTRVTVTSITWTGIEALTASVIEDLMGTRVGKVLSESTLEDDVARVLQAYEIEGYPFATVHIDSVTVQRVDNKNGLHVALRVDEGNRVRINDIVLSGGKRTNIAYIEQITGLRRGDWLSQDLDIVQQALSSSQLFAQVGAPQLIKIGTEDVVVQLPVVEEAPGSFDLVLGYQPPAAGSQTQGLVGNGHLNLRNMFGGGRAIALRLNRLPGQVSSVTASFADPYLFGLPFSVSGSFDGLQQDSTYGQQAYRGAVGYRVAGGLETFLTISREVTRPGQAGLALQNNTQRIPRSEVVFAGLSFRYLKVDRPLNPQRGFYVETQFERGRKVRNQLERSTAGDTTSVRTVTRQERLTFDARLFVPTFRKQVFVLGNETRVLVSKDFDTSDLFRLGGARSLRGYDEDRFRGRFVSRTLVEYRYLFERQSFAYLFFDLGYVDQPATPELTRMRELYPGYGLGMQFETGIGLINTSLALSTSDNPSQAKVHVGLSLGL
- a CDS encoding ABC-F family ATP-binding cassette domain-containing protein, yielding MSIISLEGIRKSFGMKPLLEDITFNIEQDEKVGIIGANGSGKTTLLKIIAGVEPADGGKRFLKKDAQVAFLSQNPVFDPQVTVLDAVFDPDNEKTRKLHDYEAACQALEKSGGTDEKLQKRVADLAHEMDITGGWDLEATARAVLSRLGINNTEAVVDTLSGGQRKRVALARALILQPDLLILDEPTNHLDAETITWLESFLVKYTGALLLVTHDRYFLERITRKMIEIERGVAHRFEGNYAYYLEKKELRAQQRSAESHKREKLIKTELAWLRRGAKARTTKQKARIDRAHDLMAQPKEKTKKEIALSSPSSRLGKKVITLKGVTKAFDGRTLIDNFSYTFTGNDRIGVIGANGTGKTTLLNLVTSRLRPDAGEIETGETVVIGYFDQENMALKDDLRLIDYVKEKAENIKLADGSFITASQMLERFLFPPNVQYTLIGSLSGGERRRLYLLRLLMGAPNVLLLDEPTNDFDLDTLIALESYLDNFAGCLIVVSHDRYFLDRTVEHLFRLEPGGNVKMYPGNYSAFLEIKAKEEEAVVNVEKKEKPKKAAPAPATKKLSYNEKRELEQLEKAIAEAEERKEVIESEIATNASNFELVGDLYSELNTLTQQLDVNIERWSELAERA
- a CDS encoding S41 family peptidase encodes the protein MKILYSFFMVCLLWAPIAQHAGSQPLSPLVTDGVLSSDAHGIWESPSYGWTAKITADEIVLYHTDSQGCMIDPAQTEDLLRLVTYYDRRDDLLFISPRPEGSTVYIFEPAPAIPPQCFTTPDSSPTGVFNYFWNLMNEHYAFFDLYEVDWAERRTRYADSVHYDMSDAALFDVLSSMMAGLNDGHLTLTAEIDGDEVDFDGSRPRVLAPALLAAFAAQDAVEERSAFFNQWFNGSLNRFQTRVLNSRGQGQAANGSMNWGSINNIGYISLFGMGDFAESEGDFANEIAAVHTAMDRALTDLKDTDGLIFDIALNQGGLDEVSLAIAGHFTDQPIAAYTKEGFESAHPPQTLHVQPGGTVKYLKPVSLFTSDLSVSAAEIFTLAMRALPNVTHRGDATWGALSDILSKTLPNGWELNLSNEIYTDKDGIVWEGKGIAPVDQYTVFDPENIFQSHHNAILQVAAKMRAASRRGS